One stretch of Procambarus clarkii isolate CNS0578487 chromosome 35, FALCON_Pclarkii_2.0, whole genome shotgun sequence DNA includes these proteins:
- the LOC138371159 gene encoding tripartite motif-containing protein 5-like — protein sequence MMDNKPEECSVCFNYYDDNQLRPRTLPCGHTFCSQCIDNAIKNGQLTCPSCRGQHAATAATQFPINYTVEAFVRKLKNIQLTTEEVVPAKRYEGPARGISKKLRSLVQEQKSIISSLITSCEEVLSQLGEYRGQLGDWKTHHLQLQDRLYALVEQNKSAMKLLELEDTSVVDMTTQGEEGKTQLQAMLGSLNTVNTPQEVDTTIDTADGCSMKVEDWLQKCRELFPNVKTVHTSVKGIAELTAEAYEVCLKHVHVRRGRERSTLERERRRLYRRRKRITEMLRQTQLSQARKISLSRDIEEVEQTLKRSYESEEMELE from the exons gataacaagccagaggaatgttcagtgtgttttaactATTATGATGACAATCAGCTACGCCCTCGCACACTGCCGtgcggccacacattctgctcccagtgtattgacaatgctatcaagaatggtcagctgacctgccccagctgccgtggccagcacgctgccacagctgctactcagttcccaattaactatactgtggaggcttttgttaggaaactcaaaaatattcagctaacaactgaggaagtagtgccaGCAAAACGTTATGAAGGTCCCGCCAGAGGCATCAGTAAGAAGTTACGTtccctggtgcaggagcagaagagcatcatcagcagcctcattactagctgtgaagaggtactgtcccagctgggggagtaccgggggcagctgggggactggaagactcaccacctccagctccaggacagactctatgctctggtagagcagaacaagtcagcaatgaagctcttggaactggaggatacaagtgtggtggatatgacaacacaaggagaggaagggaagactcagctgcaggccatgttggggagcctcaacacagtcaacaccccacaagaggttgacacaaccatagacacagctgatggGTGCAGCATGAAGGTAGAAGATTGGCTCCAGAAGTGCCGGGAACTCTTCCCAaatgtcaagactgtccacacctcagtgaag GGAATAGctgaactgacagctgaagcttatgaggtctgcttgaagcacgtgcatgtgaggaggggcagagagAGGTCCActttagaaagagaacgcagacgactgtacaggagaaggaaaagaataacggaaatgcttcggcagacacaactatcacaagcaaggaaaataagcctaagcagggataTCGAAGaagtagaacaaacgttgaagcgatcatatgagtctgaggaaatggaattggagtag